A single window of Myxocyprinus asiaticus isolate MX2 ecotype Aquarium Trade chromosome 48, UBuf_Myxa_2, whole genome shotgun sequence DNA harbors:
- the LOC127437356 gene encoding cubilin-like, producing the protein MSGRGPSTSSKFGKGTECGTIVLLQPQGGVQSPTYPQPYSNNTLCGWVIYAPEGHLVKEPPSSCSQLWLCNDSAVHHRQHCVHCYLMPRCLSSAKKISERRHMKIRGRN; encoded by the exons ATGTCTGGCAGGGGGCCCTCTACCAGCAGCAAGTTCGGAAAAG GAACTGAATGTGGAACAATAGTGCTGTTACAGCCCCAAGGGGGTGTGCAAAGCCCCACCTACCCACAACCCTACAGCAACAACACCCTATGCGGCTGGGTCATCTATGCCCCAGAGGGCCACCTAGTCAAG GAGCCCCCCTCCAGCTGTTCTCAGCTATGGTTGTGTAATGATTCTGCAGTTCACCACAGACAGCACTGTGTGCACTGCTATTTAATGCCTCGGTGTCTTTCATCAGCGAAAAAG ATCTCAGAGAGACGGCATATGAAGATCAGGGGGAGGAATTAG